In the genome of Chlamydia trachomatis A/HAR-13, one region contains:
- a CDS encoding flavin prenyltransferase UbiX, translating into MKRYVVGISGASGIVLAVTLVSELARLGHHIDVIISPSAQKTLYYELDTKSFLSTIPQNFHNQIVLHHISSIESSVSSGSNTVDATIIVPCSVATVAAISCGLADNLLRRVADVALKEKRPLILVPREAPLSAIHLENLLKLAQNGAVILPPMPIWYFKPQTAEDIANDIVGKILAILQLDSPLIKRWENPR; encoded by the coding sequence ATGAAGCGCTACGTGGTGGGTATTTCCGGAGCATCTGGTATTGTATTGGCAGTCACATTAGTTTCTGAACTTGCCAGATTAGGACATCATATTGATGTCATCATATCGCCATCCGCACAAAAAACTCTTTATTATGAGCTAGATACCAAGTCTTTTTTATCTACGATCCCTCAAAATTTCCATAACCAGATTGTTCTTCACCATATATCCTCTATAGAAAGTTCTGTATCATCAGGCTCAAATACTGTAGATGCAACTATTATAGTCCCTTGCAGCGTAGCTACTGTTGCAGCAATCTCATGTGGTTTGGCCGATAATCTTTTAAGAAGAGTCGCTGATGTTGCTCTGAAAGAAAAAAGACCTCTGATTCTTGTACCACGAGAGGCTCCTCTATCCGCAATACATTTAGAAAACTTACTCAAGCTAGCACAGAATGGAGCTGTAATACTCCCTCCTATGCCTATTTGGTACTTTAAACCTCAGACTGCAGAAGATATAGCCAATGATATTGTGGGAAAAATCTTAGCCATTTTACAGCTAGATAGTCCCCTTATAAAAAGATGGGAGAACCCCCGCTAA
- a CDS encoding YitT family protein, which translates to MAHTVRFTKFSFPLYFSKTLSWFIIGGFLAACGVHIILTPNDLIDGGIIGLSMIAAHSFGHQFLPVFLVLFNLPFIILAYKRIGKCFVVQMITAVIIFSCWLWLIEVLPEWLGIQPFIFDGSEIETIVLGGVVLGAGGGLIIRHGGATDGTEILGIIVNKKRGYTVGQVILFVNFFIFSLGGIVYRNWHTAFMSLLTYAVAIKVMDMVILGFEDTKSVTIITSFPRKLGNILMETLGVGLTYLHAEGGFSGEPRNLLYIVVERLQLSQLKEIVHREDPSAFIAIENLHEVINEKRTSY; encoded by the coding sequence ATGGCTCACACCGTACGTTTCACAAAATTTAGTTTCCCTCTATATTTTTCTAAGACTCTTAGTTGGTTTATCATAGGTGGATTTTTAGCCGCTTGCGGTGTTCATATAATTCTCACTCCCAACGATTTAATCGATGGTGGGATCATTGGGTTATCTATGATAGCAGCTCATTCTTTCGGGCATCAGTTCCTTCCAGTGTTTTTAGTGTTGTTTAACTTGCCATTCATCATTTTGGCTTATAAGCGCATAGGGAAGTGCTTCGTTGTACAGATGATAACTGCGGTTATTATCTTTTCTTGCTGGTTATGGCTTATAGAAGTTTTGCCTGAGTGGCTGGGAATACAACCCTTTATTTTTGACGGTTCAGAAATAGAAACTATTGTCCTTGGTGGAGTTGTGTTGGGAGCCGGAGGCGGATTGATTATTCGTCACGGAGGAGCAACTGACGGAACGGAAATCTTAGGGATCATCGTAAATAAGAAGAGAGGATATACTGTCGGGCAAGTCATCTTGTTCGTAAACTTCTTCATCTTTTCCTTGGGCGGCATTGTTTACCGCAATTGGCATACAGCTTTTATGTCTTTGCTAACGTATGCTGTGGCTATTAAAGTTATGGATATGGTGATTTTAGGATTCGAAGACACTAAGTCTGTAACTATCATTACCTCTTTTCCTAGAAAATTAGGAAACATTCTTATGGAGACTTTAGGGGTAGGGTTAACTTATTTGCATGCAGAAGGTGGTTTTTCTGGGGAGCCTCGAAATCTTCTTTATATCGTTGTCGAACGGTTGCAGCTTTCCCAGCTTAAAGAGATTGTGCACAGAGAAGACCCTAGCGCCTTCATTGCTATTGAAAATTTACATGAAGTAATCAACGAAAAGAGAACCTCCTATTAG
- a CDS encoding tRNA 2-thiocytidine biosynthesis TtcA family protein, giving the protein MFTLQCSPPWTKLGKRVESLVRKALYTHAMLQKHTRIAVALSGGKDSLSLLLMLKAISGRGFPELTIHAIHIGGKYSCGAAVSGNYLSSICDKIQVPLISIPSPYETENPECYTCSRIRRRLLFDTAKAVGATAVAFGHHRDDVVQTTLMNLLHKAEFAGMLPVVDMVNFGITILRPLIFIPEDLIRKFAKESGFARITCRCPVISLRTKTEEALKTLETIFPQARHNIALAVRETGLSKANRVEQYASLLTEA; this is encoded by the coding sequence ATGTTTACACTACAATGTAGTCCTCCATGGACAAAATTAGGGAAACGTGTTGAAAGTTTAGTGCGCAAAGCGCTGTATACGCATGCTATGTTACAAAAGCATACGCGTATTGCTGTTGCCTTGAGTGGCGGTAAAGACAGCTTGTCTTTGCTACTCATGCTAAAAGCCATTTCTGGAAGAGGATTCCCAGAACTAACTATCCATGCTATCCATATTGGAGGGAAATATTCTTGCGGAGCGGCCGTCAGCGGGAATTATCTCTCTTCTATTTGTGATAAGATCCAAGTCCCTCTTATTTCTATCCCCTCCCCTTATGAAACAGAGAATCCTGAGTGCTATACCTGTTCTCGTATTAGACGTCGCCTTCTTTTTGATACAGCTAAAGCGGTAGGAGCGACCGCTGTCGCATTCGGACATCACCGAGATGATGTTGTCCAAACAACACTAATGAATCTTCTCCATAAAGCGGAATTTGCGGGCATGCTTCCTGTCGTTGACATGGTTAACTTTGGGATTACAATCCTACGCCCTCTTATTTTCATTCCCGAAGACCTGATCCGTAAATTTGCTAAGGAAAGCGGCTTTGCTCGAATCACTTGTCGTTGCCCCGTTATTTCCTTACGAACAAAAACTGAAGAAGCTTTAAAAACCTTGGAAACGATTTTCCCTCAAGCAAGACATAATATTGCTTTGGCTGTTCGAGAAACAGGACTTTCCAAAGCAAATCGCGTAGAACAATACGCCTCCTTATTAACAGAAGCCTAG
- a CDS encoding 4-hydroxybenzoate octaprenyltransferase, whose product MSKIVLIQQLIKCKYALFAALFLASSTLFCFSLPCTPFSLFSLGSIKTISLGGSAFFIARALGMIVNQVVDCAIDKRNPRTQSRVLPAELLSIKHSMLLLTLCLILFLSTCWLFNPLCFSLAVLSTLIMIIYPYTKRFTFLCHWILGLVYYLAILMNFFAIIETPSFSLFCMSSLLGISFGMIIAANDIIYALQDVEFDQKEGLFSIPARFGTKQAITIASANLIASAIAYLLIGYFVPNKTIFYLCSLVPLTGILRTIKHYSLIDPRAKSTLQQNFFLGNLSLGIAFFANMIGLFLLRGIL is encoded by the coding sequence ATGTCTAAGATTGTATTGATTCAGCAGCTTATCAAATGCAAATATGCTTTGTTTGCAGCACTATTTCTTGCATCTTCTACATTGTTCTGCTTTTCTCTCCCTTGCACCCCTTTTTCTCTCTTTTCCTTAGGCTCTATAAAAACGATCTCTCTAGGTGGAAGTGCATTTTTTATCGCCCGCGCTTTAGGAATGATCGTAAACCAAGTTGTGGACTGTGCTATTGATAAACGCAACCCTCGCACCCAATCACGGGTACTTCCTGCAGAGCTTCTTTCAATTAAACATTCCATGCTGCTTCTGACTCTCTGTCTTATCCTGTTTCTAAGCACTTGTTGGCTATTCAATCCTCTTTGCTTTTCTCTCGCAGTCTTATCTACCCTAATTATGATTATCTACCCTTACACAAAGCGTTTTACGTTTCTTTGTCACTGGATTTTGGGGCTGGTATACTATCTAGCAATACTCATGAACTTTTTTGCCATCATTGAGACTCCTTCTTTCTCTCTATTTTGCATGAGTTCTTTATTAGGAATTTCCTTTGGTATGATCATTGCAGCAAATGATATCATTTATGCACTGCAAGACGTAGAGTTTGATCAAAAAGAAGGTCTGTTTAGCATTCCTGCTCGATTTGGAACGAAACAAGCTATTACAATTGCTTCAGCTAATTTAATAGCTAGCGCAATAGCTTACCTTCTTATTGGTTATTTTGTTCCGAATAAAACCATCTTCTATCTATGCTCGCTTGTGCCTTTAACCGGTATTCTTCGCACAATTAAGCACTATTCTCTTATTGACCCAAGGGCTAAGTCTACTCTTCAACAAAATTTCTTTCTTGGGAACCTTTCCCTAGGTATCGCGTTTTTTGCTAATATGATTGGACTATTTTTACTAAGAGGAATCTTATGA
- the surE gene encoding 5'/3'-nucleotidase SurE, producing the protein MTEIRRLRILITNDDGIKAKGISLLISLLREADFADLYIVAPLEEQSGRSMAFSLVEPTTLEPFDYPQRVQEAWAVTGTPVDCVKLAIGELFKENALDLILSGINNGKNSGRCLYYSATVGAIREANLHGIPAIALSQSENIAFFQEAHMASLIRSLCEFTVAYKHTDPLGLNVNFPASTDDSPWKGIRFTLSGNEFLFGIPRLVRTEGNRRYYTLYDMRDKVSEEFSEEYLALANNYISAAPLVSKNTPRATLSEEELAFLKDSFEQSVLWKASLNLEEDLA; encoded by the coding sequence ATGACAGAGATACGACGACTTCGCATTCTTATTACCAATGATGACGGTATCAAAGCCAAAGGAATCAGTCTGCTGATTTCTCTACTCCGTGAAGCTGACTTCGCCGATCTTTATATAGTAGCCCCTTTAGAAGAACAGTCTGGGAGAAGTATGGCTTTCTCATTAGTAGAGCCAACTACCCTTGAGCCTTTTGATTATCCTCAAAGAGTCCAAGAAGCTTGGGCTGTCACCGGCACTCCTGTTGACTGCGTGAAATTAGCTATAGGAGAACTCTTTAAAGAGAACGCTCTGGATCTTATTTTATCGGGTATTAATAATGGGAAAAATTCCGGACGCTGCCTTTATTACTCTGCCACTGTAGGAGCTATAAGAGAAGCGAATCTCCATGGAATTCCTGCGATAGCTCTTTCTCAAAGTGAGAATATCGCTTTTTTCCAAGAAGCTCATATGGCCTCCCTAATTCGTTCCTTATGCGAGTTTACCGTTGCTTATAAGCACACCGATCCCTTAGGACTTAATGTAAATTTCCCTGCTAGCACGGACGATTCTCCATGGAAAGGAATTCGTTTCACACTTTCTGGAAATGAATTCTTATTCGGTATCCCAAGATTAGTCCGTACGGAAGGAAATCGTCGTTACTATACGCTCTATGATATGCGAGATAAAGTATCCGAAGAGTTCTCTGAAGAGTATCTTGCTTTAGCAAATAACTATATTAGTGCGGCTCCACTAGTTTCTAAAAATACCCCTCGAGCAACCCTTTCCGAAGAAGAACTAGCTTTCCTAAAAGACTCTTTCGAACAATCTGTGTTGTGGAAAGCTTCTTTAAACTTAGAAGAAGATCTGGCTTAG